One window of the Lytechinus variegatus isolate NC3 chromosome 3, Lvar_3.0, whole genome shotgun sequence genome contains the following:
- the LOC121412288 gene encoding gastrin/cholecystokinin type B receptor-like produces MTKSSNRSEGRRLMLRFILLSLVIVANSSKHTTTTSSRLIGESNSDGSDQTMEVSSTNAPTTHIPISPTDFIEKENHEDKISFQPSHPTGEITTSIVESSTESSVSQLDTTIWVFRFSWSWVTIAQSTISLIGILGNLLVAVVMAVRRSTASSTDLFIAALAISDLLTSILNIPIPRALQVPDNILGMLYCRLFYTGCLTWICVISSTYILVGASFERLAAVVYPLRFKDIFTHRRVNIFIIVAWLFSILSCSYYLITLVVDADLPSRIYCALSDSDSSLLQAINLFNFAIRLVIPVALMIISQTAMAVVLHLQSSQMKQAMSNSSKQSFHVSARNRVIKVMLVVIIIFILCWAPSQVAFVIVSYRGAAFAKAYIAGTVRQTLNLLTFINSSINPFIYAAHYPKFRAAIKDVFSGKTQNVPLFGTDSHHGMSNEMTDGNP; encoded by the coding sequence ATGACAAAATCAAGCAATAGAAGTGAGGGACGTCGACTAATGCTTCGCTTTATTCTGCTCTCCTTGGTCATCGTAGCTAATTCATCCAAGCATACGACGACGACATCGTCTCGACTAATCGGAGAATCTAATTCAGACGGTTCAGATCAGACTATGGAAGTGAGTTCTACCAATGCTCCTACTACGCATATACCTATATCACCCACGGACTTCATCGAAAAAGAAAACCATGAAGACAAGATTTCCTTTCAACCATCACATCCGACAGGTGAAATTACCACATCAATCGTCGAATCATCGACTGAATCATCGGTCAGCCAACTGGATACTACTATTTGGGTGTTCCGATTTTCCTGGTCATGGGTAACCATCGCACAGTCCACCATTTCTTTGATTGGTATTCTAGGAAACCTCCTGGTCGCCGTCGTCATGGCAGTTCGTAGATCTACGGCAAGCTCAACAGACTTATTCATCGCTGCTCTAGCCATTTCTGACTTGTTGACGTCGATCTTGAACATTCCCATTCCAAGAGCACTGCAGGTTCCTGATAACATTTTGGGAATGCTGTATTGCAGACTCTTCTATACTGGTTGCCTGACATGGATCTGTGTCATCTCCTCGACCTACATCCTCGTTGGAGCTTCTTTCGAGCGTCTGGCAGCGGTTGTCTATCCTTTACGCTTCAAGGACATCTTCACCCACCGGAGGGTTAATATCTTCATCATAGTAGCTTGGTTATTTTCAATCTTATCCTGCTCTTACTATCTTATTACTTTAGTAGTGGATGCCGATCTCCCTTCCCGGATTTATTGTGCACTCTCGGATTCCGATTCTTCTTTACTTCAGGCGATCAACTTGTTCAATTTCGCCATAAGGCTGGTTATTCCAGTTGCTCTGATGATCATTTCCCAGACAGCGATGGCCGTGGTGCTGCATCTGCAATCAAGTCAAATGAAGCAAGCCATGTCTAATAGTTCAAAGCAGTCGTTCCACGTCTCTGCCCGTAACCGTGTCATCAAGGTTATGCTGGTTGTGATCATCATCTTTATTCTGTGCTGGGCTCCAAGTCAGGTTGCATTTGTTATCGTCTCCTACAGGGGAGCAGCTTTCGCAAAAGCCTACATAGCAGGCACCGTCCGTCAGACTCTGAACTTGTTAACCTTTATCAACTCGTCCATCAACCCTTTCATCTACGCAGCCCATTATCCTAAATTTCGCGCTGCCATCAAAGATGTCTTTTCTGGTAAAACACAGAACGTCCCATTGTTTGGTACGGATAGCCACCATGGGATGAGTAATGAAATGACTGATGGCAATCCTTAA